The following proteins are encoded in a genomic region of Corticium candelabrum chromosome 11, ooCorCand1.1, whole genome shotgun sequence:
- the LOC134186963 gene encoding ATP synthase F(0) complex subunit B1, mitochondrial-like, whose translation MLRGAIVRGLSSAGTLSGRFCQRYVGATGCSAHICASKPTSCSSGSKRTLATDTKKVRSLRAMIEEKTGVTGPWVLGLGLGAWLISKEIYIVGPETVEATVILGTMYILYRKVGGQIGEFLDSQAQEKLDAMNSKREAYVSVLKDAIQDEKSTEEEVGVLRDIFEVHRENNALALETEHRKRLAEVHSEVTKRLNFKVEEESLERRLQQEHIVDWLVNSVQASITPAQEGQMVKQCIADLKKMAIPV comes from the exons ATGTTGAGAGGGGCGATCGTTCGAG GGCTGTCGTCTGCCGGTACGTTATCCGGGAGATTTTGTCAGCGATATGTCGG TGCTACTGGATGTTCCGCTCATATTTGTGCTTCGAAACCAACCTCGTGCAGCAGTGGGAGCA AGCGTACTCTAGCTACTGATACAAAGAAAGTGAGGTCACTTCGGGCCATGATTGAAGAGAAAACGGGAGTAACAG GTCCGTGGGTTTTGGGATTAGGATTAGGAGCTTGGCTTATTTCTAAAGAAATATACATTGTTGGTCCTGAG ACGGTTGAAGCTACAGTCATTCTGGGTACGATGTATATATTGTATCGGAAGGTTGGAGGTCAGATTGGAGAGTTCTTAGATTCTCAAGCTCAA GAGAAACTGGATGCAATGAACTCGAAACGTGAAGCGTATGTTAGTGTGTTGAAAGATGCGATTCAAGATGAGAAAAGCACAGAAGAGGAAGTTGGAGTACTAAGAGATATTTTTGAAGTGCACAGA GAGAACAATGCGTTGGCCTTGGAAACTGAGCACAGGAAGCGGTTGGCTGAAGTTCATTCTGAAGTGACCAAACGTTTG AACTTTAAAGTAGAAGAAGAATCTCTTgaaagacgacttcagcaagAGCATATTGTGGATTGGCTTGTCAATTCGGTGCAAGCAAGCATCACTCCAGCACAG
- the LOC134186378 gene encoding anthrax toxin receptor 1-like isoform X3, with amino-acid sequence MITTRMRLVYCYCCLGTLLAIFFFCNQVTADLDSCRGALDIIFVLDRSGSVGNEFSTSAVEFVKNIFHRFVSPLLGVSFITFSNYATVHLDLTSDRTAVEKALTDLSKLKGNGGTAMYTGLEKAVAQIKQKRDPTTSIILVLTDGEDSQISASATQADKARELGAIVYAVGVAKFSRQQLEKVADKPASEHVFEAQQFDELARLIDIIINKTCIEILAAEPTEWCAGENRSVIVYGRGFTNGRAITDILCNFQVNATLSYSKFGCNGVAHFLAYLYFVIDSVTRPQYPIQDNCLVCNSPIITNEERGIILQVSVNNGLSFVSSNVTIDVLFCETTHHSKFGIIWILAIIGAILLFLLLLFLLWWFWPLCVGGVEILEPEEEEDEQEPHRVVTASYYGGRGPGGISGMRVDWGYKGSTKEGSKLIPAKDAIITEPLLDSPAKESGCCVGVKGAFAGCWAAVVAKYLYLASFRPVRKRSHVSSRSKLKSSESGKASKAPKN; translated from the exons ATGATTACCACAAGGATGCGTTTGGTGTACTGTTACTGCTGTCTGGGAACTTTGTTGGccattttcttcttttgtaaCCAAGTGACAGCAGATTTGGATTCCTGCAGAGGGGCCTTGgatattatttttgttttggacAG GTCGGGCTCTGTTGGAAATGAATTTTCAACCAGTGCAGTTGAATTTGTCAAGAACATTTTTCATCGCTTTGTCAG CCCTCTTCTTGGAGTATCATTCATCACTTTTTCAAACTACGCAACTGTGCATCTTGATCTAACATCAGACAG GACTGCTGTGGAAAAGGCATTGACTGACCTGAGCAAACTTAAAGGAAACGGAGGAACTGCAATGTACACTGGCTTGGAAAAA GCTGTTGCACAGATTAAACAGAAGC GTGACCCAACTACCAGTATTATTCTGGTTTTGACAGATGGGGAAGATTCACAAATTTCTGCATCAGCTACTCAG GCCGACAAAGCCAGGGAGCTTGGTGCTATTGTTTATGCTGTTGGAGTGGCTAAGTTTAGCCGTCAGCAG TTGGAGAAAGTGGCTGACAAACCTGCTAGTGAACATGTATTTGAAGCACAGCAGTTTGATGAGCTGGCCAGACTTATTGATATT ATAATCAACAAAACATGCATTGAGATATTAGCAGCAGAGCCCACAGAGTGGTGTGCTGGAG AAAATCGTTCAGTCATTGTTTATGGAAGAGGATTTACTAATGGACGTGCAATTACTGACATTCTGTGCAACTTCCAAGTCAATGCTACACTGAGCTACAGTAAATTTGGTTGTAATGGAGTTGCACATTTTTTAgcatatttgtattttgtaatTGATTCAGTTACTAGGCCTCagtatccaattcaagataaTTGTTTGGTGTGCAATTCACCCATTATTACTAACGAAGAAAG AGGGATAATTCTGCAAGTTTCTGTCAACAATGGACTTTCTTTCGTGTCCAGTAATGTTACAATTGATGTTCTCTTCTGTGAA ACAACTCATCATTCTAAATTTGGAATTATATGGATTCTTGCCATAATTGGTGCAATTCTACTTTTTCTCTTGCTCTTGTTTCTGCTGTGGTGGTTTTGGCCACTCTGT GTTGGAGGAGTTGAGATTCTTGAACCAGAAGAAGAG GAAGATGAGCAAGAGCCTCATCGTGTTGTTACTGCATCTTATTATGGTGGAAGAGGACCAGGTGGTATCAGTGGAATGCGTGTCGATTGGGGCTATAAAGGCTCAACCAAAGAAGGGTCAAAGTTGATACCAGCCAAG GATGCCATAATAACTGAGCCACTTCTAGATTCGCCTGCTAAAGAGTCAGGTTGCTGTGTTGGAGTGAAG GGAGCTTTCGCTGGCTGCTGGGCTGCAGTTGTGGCCAAATACTTATATCTAGCTTCATTCAGACCTGTCAGAAAACGCTCA CATGTCTCTTCTAGATCAAAACTGAAGTCTTCTGAGTCTGGGAAAGCATCAAAAGCTCCAAAGAATTAG
- the LOC134186379 gene encoding dual specificity protein phosphatase 16-like, which produces MMATCGQSLTRGLSSTTLSPSEGDCDTVSAEQLARWLESRQMDREMCEDMLIVDTRGLAQFNAGHVRDCVHVCGNKLVKRRLQQGKISVEELLGDRASIGSVAVLYGDVEDEFTELLATKMKGLFTETYKLAGGFSSFIALAPAFCVGQQSCQLYPGRFQSSCNDLVCTTVTEVLPFLYLGCQRDAQDWQVIQSHNIKYVMNVTDKCEPQFEEHVKFLRLPVRDSGDENLLVYFNKAIGFIDEARQHNSGVLVHCFAGISRSATVAIAYIMHHKKCSLDEAYRFVKSKRPNISPNLNFMGQLLDFEKTLRSPMASSKMAIRPLGSPNSCKTKGNMCDETNKHLSQCLASVHSGRDCNGCTCDRDSPVGCSELVSSTS; this is translated from the exons ATGATGGCAACTTGTGGACAGAGTTTGACGCGGGGTTTATCCTCAACTACACTGTCGCCGTCCGAAGGCGATTGTGACACTGTGAGTGCCGAACAGCTAGCCAGATGGCTCGAGAGCAGGCAGATGGACCGAGAAATGTGCGAGGACATGCTGATTGTCGACACGCGTGGTCTGGCGCAATTCAACGCCGGTCACGTCCGCGACTGCGTTCACGTGTGTGGAAACAAGCTCGTGAAGCGGAGACTACAACAGGGCAAGATTAGCGTGGAAGAGCTGCTCGGTGATCGAGCTAGCATCGGGTCGGTGGCTGTTTTGTATGGAGACGTTGAGGACGAGTTTACTGAACTGCTAGCGACCAAGATGAAAGGACTGTTTACTGAAACGTACAAACTAGCAG gtggGTTTTCTAGTTTTATTGCCTTAGCTCCAGCCTTCTGTGTTGGACAACAGAGTTGTCAACTGTATCCCGGTCGTTTTCAATCCAGCTGTAATGACTTGGTGTGTACCACTGTTACTGAAGTGTTGCCATTTCTTTATTTGGGATGTCAAAGAGATGCACAAGACTGGCAAGTTATACAAAGTCACAACATAAAGTATGTCATGAATGTAACAGACAAATGTGAGCCTCAATTTGAAGAGCACGTGAAGTTTTTGAGACTGCCAGTGAGAGATTCAGGAGATGAGAATCTTCTTGTTTATTTTAACAAAGCTATTGGTTTTATTG ATGAGGCAAGGCAACATAACTCTGGTGTGTTAGTACACTGTTTTGCTGGCATTTCTCGATCAGCCACTGTTGCTATTGCTTACATTATGCATCATAAGAAATGTTCATTAGATGAAGCATACAG GTTTGTGAAATCCAAGAGGCCAAATATTTCTCCCAATTTGAATTTTATGGGTCAGCTGCTTGACTTTGAGAAGACATTACGTTCACCTATGGCAAGTTCGAAGATGGCCATTCGTCCATTAGGTAGTCCTAATTCATGCAAGACTAAAGGTAATATGTGTgatgagacaaacaaacacttgtcACAATGTCTTGCTTCTGTCCATTCTGGTCGTGACTGCAATGGATGTACTTGTGATAGAGATTCACCAGTTGGCTGTAGTGAACTAGTTTCCTCTACTTCATAA
- the LOC134186378 gene encoding anthrax toxin receptor 1-like isoform X1: MITTRMRLVYCYCCLGTLLAIFFFCNQVTADLDSCRGALDIIFVLDRSGSVGNEFSTSAVEFVKNIFHRFVSPLLGVSFITFSNYATVHLDLTSDRTAVEKALTDLSKLKGNGGTAMYTGLEKAVAQIKQKRDPTTSIILVLTDGEDSQISASATQADKARELGAIVYAVGVAKFSRQQLEKVADKPASEHVFEAQQFDELARLIDIIINKTCIEILAAEPTEWCAGENRSVIVYGRGFTNGRAITDILCNFQVNATLSYSKFGCNGVAHFLAYLYFVIDSVTRPQYPIQDNCLVCNSPIITNEERGIILQVSVNNGLSFVSSNVTIDVLFCETTHHSKFGIIWILAIIGAILLFLLLLFLLWWFWPLCVNKYCCIFDKRLLVNTRYLWIQVGGVEILEPEEEEDEQEPHRVVTASYYGGRGPGGISGMRVDWGYKGSTKEGSKLIPAKDAIITEPLLDSPAKESGCCVGVKGAFAGCWAAVVAKYLYLASFRPVRKRSHVSSRSKLKSSESGKASKAPKN; the protein is encoded by the exons ATGATTACCACAAGGATGCGTTTGGTGTACTGTTACTGCTGTCTGGGAACTTTGTTGGccattttcttcttttgtaaCCAAGTGACAGCAGATTTGGATTCCTGCAGAGGGGCCTTGgatattatttttgttttggacAG GTCGGGCTCTGTTGGAAATGAATTTTCAACCAGTGCAGTTGAATTTGTCAAGAACATTTTTCATCGCTTTGTCAG CCCTCTTCTTGGAGTATCATTCATCACTTTTTCAAACTACGCAACTGTGCATCTTGATCTAACATCAGACAG GACTGCTGTGGAAAAGGCATTGACTGACCTGAGCAAACTTAAAGGAAACGGAGGAACTGCAATGTACACTGGCTTGGAAAAA GCTGTTGCACAGATTAAACAGAAGC GTGACCCAACTACCAGTATTATTCTGGTTTTGACAGATGGGGAAGATTCACAAATTTCTGCATCAGCTACTCAG GCCGACAAAGCCAGGGAGCTTGGTGCTATTGTTTATGCTGTTGGAGTGGCTAAGTTTAGCCGTCAGCAG TTGGAGAAAGTGGCTGACAAACCTGCTAGTGAACATGTATTTGAAGCACAGCAGTTTGATGAGCTGGCCAGACTTATTGATATT ATAATCAACAAAACATGCATTGAGATATTAGCAGCAGAGCCCACAGAGTGGTGTGCTGGAG AAAATCGTTCAGTCATTGTTTATGGAAGAGGATTTACTAATGGACGTGCAATTACTGACATTCTGTGCAACTTCCAAGTCAATGCTACACTGAGCTACAGTAAATTTGGTTGTAATGGAGTTGCACATTTTTTAgcatatttgtattttgtaatTGATTCAGTTACTAGGCCTCagtatccaattcaagataaTTGTTTGGTGTGCAATTCACCCATTATTACTAACGAAGAAAG AGGGATAATTCTGCAAGTTTCTGTCAACAATGGACTTTCTTTCGTGTCCAGTAATGTTACAATTGATGTTCTCTTCTGTGAA ACAACTCATCATTCTAAATTTGGAATTATATGGATTCTTGCCATAATTGGTGCAATTCTACTTTTTCTCTTGCTCTTGTTTCTGCTGTGGTGGTTTTGGCCACTCTGTGTAAACaaatattgttgtatatttgaCAAAAGGCTCTTGGTTAATACTAGGTACTTGTGGATACAGGTTGGAGGAGTTGAGATTCTTGAACCAGAAGAAGAG GAAGATGAGCAAGAGCCTCATCGTGTTGTTACTGCATCTTATTATGGTGGAAGAGGACCAGGTGGTATCAGTGGAATGCGTGTCGATTGGGGCTATAAAGGCTCAACCAAAGAAGGGTCAAAGTTGATACCAGCCAAG GATGCCATAATAACTGAGCCACTTCTAGATTCGCCTGCTAAAGAGTCAGGTTGCTGTGTTGGAGTGAAG GGAGCTTTCGCTGGCTGCTGGGCTGCAGTTGTGGCCAAATACTTATATCTAGCTTCATTCAGACCTGTCAGAAAACGCTCA CATGTCTCTTCTAGATCAAAACTGAAGTCTTCTGAGTCTGGGAAAGCATCAAAAGCTCCAAAGAATTAG
- the LOC134186378 gene encoding anthrax toxin receptor 1-like isoform X2: protein MITTRMRLVYCYCCLGTLLAIFFFCNQVTADLDSCRGALDIIFVLDRSGSVGNEFSTSAVEFVKNIFHRFVSPLLGVSFITFSNYATVHLDLTSDRTAVEKALTDLSKLKGNGGTAMYTGLEKAVAQIKQKRDPTTSIILVLTDGEDSQISASATQADKARELGAIVYAVGVAKFSRQQLEKVADKPASEHVFEAQQFDELARLIDIIINKTCIEILAAEPTEWCAGENRSVIVYGRGFTNGRAITDILCNFQVNATLSYITRPQYPIQDNCLVCNSPIITNEERGIILQVSVNNGLSFVSSNVTIDVLFCETTHHSKFGIIWILAIIGAILLFLLLLFLLWWFWPLCVNKYCCIFDKRLLVNTRYLWIQVGGVEILEPEEEEDEQEPHRVVTASYYGGRGPGGISGMRVDWGYKGSTKEGSKLIPAKDAIITEPLLDSPAKESGCCVGVKGAFAGCWAAVVAKYLYLASFRPVRKRSHVSSRSKLKSSESGKASKAPKN from the exons ATGATTACCACAAGGATGCGTTTGGTGTACTGTTACTGCTGTCTGGGAACTTTGTTGGccattttcttcttttgtaaCCAAGTGACAGCAGATTTGGATTCCTGCAGAGGGGCCTTGgatattatttttgttttggacAG GTCGGGCTCTGTTGGAAATGAATTTTCAACCAGTGCAGTTGAATTTGTCAAGAACATTTTTCATCGCTTTGTCAG CCCTCTTCTTGGAGTATCATTCATCACTTTTTCAAACTACGCAACTGTGCATCTTGATCTAACATCAGACAG GACTGCTGTGGAAAAGGCATTGACTGACCTGAGCAAACTTAAAGGAAACGGAGGAACTGCAATGTACACTGGCTTGGAAAAA GCTGTTGCACAGATTAAACAGAAGC GTGACCCAACTACCAGTATTATTCTGGTTTTGACAGATGGGGAAGATTCACAAATTTCTGCATCAGCTACTCAG GCCGACAAAGCCAGGGAGCTTGGTGCTATTGTTTATGCTGTTGGAGTGGCTAAGTTTAGCCGTCAGCAG TTGGAGAAAGTGGCTGACAAACCTGCTAGTGAACATGTATTTGAAGCACAGCAGTTTGATGAGCTGGCCAGACTTATTGATATT ATAATCAACAAAACATGCATTGAGATATTAGCAGCAGAGCCCACAGAGTGGTGTGCTGGAG AAAATCGTTCAGTCATTGTTTATGGAAGAGGATTTACTAATGGACGTGCAATTACTGACATTCTGTGCAACTTCCAAGTCAATGCTACACTGAGCTACA TTACTAGGCCTCagtatccaattcaagataaTTGTTTGGTGTGCAATTCACCCATTATTACTAACGAAGAAAG AGGGATAATTCTGCAAGTTTCTGTCAACAATGGACTTTCTTTCGTGTCCAGTAATGTTACAATTGATGTTCTCTTCTGTGAA ACAACTCATCATTCTAAATTTGGAATTATATGGATTCTTGCCATAATTGGTGCAATTCTACTTTTTCTCTTGCTCTTGTTTCTGCTGTGGTGGTTTTGGCCACTCTGTGTAAACaaatattgttgtatatttgaCAAAAGGCTCTTGGTTAATACTAGGTACTTGTGGATACAGGTTGGAGGAGTTGAGATTCTTGAACCAGAAGAAGAG GAAGATGAGCAAGAGCCTCATCGTGTTGTTACTGCATCTTATTATGGTGGAAGAGGACCAGGTGGTATCAGTGGAATGCGTGTCGATTGGGGCTATAAAGGCTCAACCAAAGAAGGGTCAAAGTTGATACCAGCCAAG GATGCCATAATAACTGAGCCACTTCTAGATTCGCCTGCTAAAGAGTCAGGTTGCTGTGTTGGAGTGAAG GGAGCTTTCGCTGGCTGCTGGGCTGCAGTTGTGGCCAAATACTTATATCTAGCTTCATTCAGACCTGTCAGAAAACGCTCA CATGTCTCTTCTAGATCAAAACTGAAGTCTTCTGAGTCTGGGAAAGCATCAAAAGCTCCAAAGAATTAG
- the LOC134186928 gene encoding anthrax toxin receptor 1-like isoform X2, producing MFICCVVIKMRVASASVCCLAILLAAFFSFNRTTAADLKPCRGAFDVIFVLDRSGSVGGLFATSTVAFVQDISSRFVSPLLGISFITFSNHGELHLRLTSNRTAVNEALTELNKLRGSGGTKMYTGLEKAVDQIQNKSENTVSIILVLTDGQDNNIDEAVKEAEKARQFGAVVFAVGVADFSHEQLVQVADKPASEHVFEAQRFDDLPKLVESIINRTCIEILSAEPTELCREFNNRNHSIVINGNGFTRGRKASDILCKFKFNASFNHITRPQYPVQDYRLVCNFYAVSENARGIVLQVSVNNGHSYVSSNVFLNVIECGTTRVTPVIKKSSLEVSSAEPTELCGEGNHSITVHGNAFTRVSEISCNFTFNTTWNYVTRPQYPVQHNHFVCKLPIVSKDKRDIILRVSVNNGNSRVSRNFSLKVTTCESSAANMSLIIAVIVIAFILLLALLWWFWPLCIGGRKPEPEVEEEKKQPSRNVSASYYGGRGAGGISTMRVDWGDKGSTKEGSKLTPAKDATVTEPPSDQHAEEPGCCDQLKGAFASCWASVVAKYVYLASFRPVRGRSVRIA from the exons atgttcatCTGTTGCGTTGTGATCAAAATGCGTGTAGCAAGTGCAAGCGTCTGTTGTCTAGCGATTCTTTTGGCGGCATTCTTCTCTTTTAACcgaacaacagcagcagatTTGAAGCCGTGTAGAGGGGCTTTTGATGTTATTTTCGTTTTGGAcag ATCTGGATCTGTAGGGGGTTTGTTTGCAACCAGCACAGTTGCGTTTGTCCAGGACATATCTAGCCGTTTTGTCAG TCCTCTTCTTGGCATATCATTTATCACGTTTTCAAATCATGGAGAATTACATCTGAGATTGACATCAAACAG AACTGCTGTTAATGAAGCATTGACTGAACTGAATAAACTTCGTGGATCTGGAGGAACTAAGATGTACACAGGACTTGAAAAA GCTGTTGACCAGATTCAAAATAAAA GTGAAAATACTGTCAGCATTATTCTGGttttgacagacggacaagaTAATAATATTGATGAAGCTGTCAAGGAG GCTGAGAAAGCCAGACAGTTTGGTGCTGTGGTGTTTGCTGTGGGAGTGGCAGACTTTAGTCATGAGCAG CTGGTGCAAGTGGCTGACAAGCCAGCCAGTGAACATGTATTTGAAGCACAACGCTTTGATGACCTTCCCAAACTTGTTGAAAGt ATAATCAACAGAACATGTATCGAAATACTGTCTGCAGAACCCACAGAGTTGTGTAGAGAATTCAACAACA GAAATCATTCTATTGTTATTAATGGGAATGGATTCACTAGGGGACGAAAAGCAAGTGACATTTTGTGCAAATTCAAATTCAATGCTTCATTCAACCACa TCACCAGACCACAGTATCCTGTTCAAGATTATCGTTTAGTGTGCAACTTTTATGCTGTTTCTGAAAATGCAAG AGGGATCGTTCTGCAGGTTTCTGTCAACAATGGCCATTCATATGTATCCAGCAATGTCTTTCTCAATGTTATTGAATGTGGAACGACTCGAGTTACTCCA GTAATAAAAAAATCGAGTCTCGAAGTATCATCAGCAGAACCCACTGAATTATGTGGTGAAG GAAATCATTCAATTACCGTTCATGGCAATGCATTTACTAGAGTCAGTGAAATTTCATGCAACTTTACATTCAATACTACATGGAATTATG TCACCAGACCACAGTATCCTGTTCAACATAATCACTTTGTGTGCAAATTACCTATAGTATCTAAAGATAAGAg AGACATTATTTTGCGGGTTTCTGTCAACAATGGCAATTCACGTGTGTCTAGAAATTTTTCCCTCAAAGTTACCACTTGTGAAAGTTCA GCAGCTAATATGTCACTGATTATTGCTGTAATTGTCATTGCTTTTATCCTCCTTTTGGCTTTGCTTTGGTGGTTCTGGCCACTTTGT ATTGGAGGACGTAAACCTGAGCCAGAGGTGGAG GAGGAGAAAAAGCAGCCTTCTCGTAATGTCAGTGCGTCTTACTATGGTGGAAGAGGGGCAGGTGGCATTAGCACAATGCGAGTAGACTGGGGTGACAAAGGTTCAACCAAAGAGGGCTCAAAGCTGACACCAGCTAAG GATGCCACAGTGACTGAGCCACCCTCAGATCAGCATGCTGAAGAGCCAGGTTGCTGTGATCAGCTAAAG gGTGCATTTGCTAGCTGTTGGGCTTCCGTTGTGGCTAAGTATGTATATTTGGCTTCCTTCAGACCTGTTAGAGGAAGATCAGTAAGAATTGCTTAA
- the LOC134186928 gene encoding anthrax toxin receptor 1-like isoform X1, with amino-acid sequence MFICCVVIKMRVASASVCCLAILLAAFFSFNRTTAADLKPCRGAFDVIFVLDRSGSVGGLFATSTVAFVQDISSRFVSPLLGISFITFSNHGELHLRLTSNRTAVNEALTELNKLRGSGGTKMYTGLEKAVDQIQNKSENTVSIILVLTDGQDNNIDEAVKEAEKARQFGAVVFAVGVADFSHEQLVQVADKPASEHVFEAQRFDDLPKLVESIINRTCIEILSAEPTELCREFNNRNHSIVINGNGFTRGRKASDILCKFKFNASFNHITRPQYPVQDYRLVCNFYAVSENARGIVLQVSVNNGHSYVSSNVFLNVIECGTTRVTPVIKKSSLEVSSAEPTELCGEGNHSITVHGNAFTRVSEISCNFTFNTTWNYVTRPQYPVQHNHFVCKLPIVSKDKRDIILRVSVNNGNSRVSRNFSLKVTTCESSAANMSLIIAVIVIAFILLLALLWWFWPLCIGGRKPEPEVEEEKKQPSRNVSASYYGGRGAGGISTMRVDWGDKGSTKEGSKLTPAKDATVTEPPSDQHAEEPGCCDQLKGAFASCWASVVAKYVYLASFRPVRGRSHCFSSKPKSYSPNARKASTASNKTLVSRERSGSRSTSAAPATPTKKSTSTEITNDRPKPTPRRPESTSKAPPPRPKPPVAKVSSTS; translated from the exons atgttcatCTGTTGCGTTGTGATCAAAATGCGTGTAGCAAGTGCAAGCGTCTGTTGTCTAGCGATTCTTTTGGCGGCATTCTTCTCTTTTAACcgaacaacagcagcagatTTGAAGCCGTGTAGAGGGGCTTTTGATGTTATTTTCGTTTTGGAcag ATCTGGATCTGTAGGGGGTTTGTTTGCAACCAGCACAGTTGCGTTTGTCCAGGACATATCTAGCCGTTTTGTCAG TCCTCTTCTTGGCATATCATTTATCACGTTTTCAAATCATGGAGAATTACATCTGAGATTGACATCAAACAG AACTGCTGTTAATGAAGCATTGACTGAACTGAATAAACTTCGTGGATCTGGAGGAACTAAGATGTACACAGGACTTGAAAAA GCTGTTGACCAGATTCAAAATAAAA GTGAAAATACTGTCAGCATTATTCTGGttttgacagacggacaagaTAATAATATTGATGAAGCTGTCAAGGAG GCTGAGAAAGCCAGACAGTTTGGTGCTGTGGTGTTTGCTGTGGGAGTGGCAGACTTTAGTCATGAGCAG CTGGTGCAAGTGGCTGACAAGCCAGCCAGTGAACATGTATTTGAAGCACAACGCTTTGATGACCTTCCCAAACTTGTTGAAAGt ATAATCAACAGAACATGTATCGAAATACTGTCTGCAGAACCCACAGAGTTGTGTAGAGAATTCAACAACA GAAATCATTCTATTGTTATTAATGGGAATGGATTCACTAGGGGACGAAAAGCAAGTGACATTTTGTGCAAATTCAAATTCAATGCTTCATTCAACCACa TCACCAGACCACAGTATCCTGTTCAAGATTATCGTTTAGTGTGCAACTTTTATGCTGTTTCTGAAAATGCAAG AGGGATCGTTCTGCAGGTTTCTGTCAACAATGGCCATTCATATGTATCCAGCAATGTCTTTCTCAATGTTATTGAATGTGGAACGACTCGAGTTACTCCA GTAATAAAAAAATCGAGTCTCGAAGTATCATCAGCAGAACCCACTGAATTATGTGGTGAAG GAAATCATTCAATTACCGTTCATGGCAATGCATTTACTAGAGTCAGTGAAATTTCATGCAACTTTACATTCAATACTACATGGAATTATG TCACCAGACCACAGTATCCTGTTCAACATAATCACTTTGTGTGCAAATTACCTATAGTATCTAAAGATAAGAg AGACATTATTTTGCGGGTTTCTGTCAACAATGGCAATTCACGTGTGTCTAGAAATTTTTCCCTCAAAGTTACCACTTGTGAAAGTTCA GCAGCTAATATGTCACTGATTATTGCTGTAATTGTCATTGCTTTTATCCTCCTTTTGGCTTTGCTTTGGTGGTTCTGGCCACTTTGT ATTGGAGGACGTAAACCTGAGCCAGAGGTGGAG GAGGAGAAAAAGCAGCCTTCTCGTAATGTCAGTGCGTCTTACTATGGTGGAAGAGGGGCAGGTGGCATTAGCACAATGCGAGTAGACTGGGGTGACAAAGGTTCAACCAAAGAGGGCTCAAAGCTGACACCAGCTAAG GATGCCACAGTGACTGAGCCACCCTCAGATCAGCATGCTGAAGAGCCAGGTTGCTGTGATCAGCTAAAG gGTGCATTTGCTAGCTGTTGGGCTTCCGTTGTGGCTAAGTATGTATATTTGGCTTCCTTCAGACCTGTTAGAGGAAGATCA CACTGCTTCTCTTCTAAACCGAAATCTTATAGTCCCAATGCTAGGAAGGCTTCAACAGCTTCCAAT AAGACTTTGGTTAGTAGAGAGAGAAGTGGATCTAGGTCAACATCAGCTGCTCCTGCGACTCCTACCAAGAAATCAACATCTACAGAGATCACTAATGATAGACCAAAGCCCACTCCAAG ACGGCCAGAGAGTACCTCGAAAGCACCACCTCCACGCCCTAAACCGCCAGTTGCCAAAGTTTCTTCTACgagttga